In Effusibacillus lacus, one genomic interval encodes:
- the asd gene encoding archaetidylserine decarboxylase (Phosphatidylserine decarboxylase is synthesized as a single chain precursor. Generation of the pyruvoyl active site from a Ser is coupled to cleavage of a Gly-Ser bond between the larger (beta) and smaller (alpha chains). It is an integral membrane protein.) yields MSDQFRFLLVRLLPKKAISRLAGHFAKSPVSRFLIPFYARFFQVDLEEAEKPIGEYQSLTEFFTRRLRAGARPVAAGEDILTAPVDGVVSQFGLIQEGTLLQAKGVTYSLEQLLGDARKAESYEGGMYLTIYLSPRDYHRIHTCLKGTVSGYSYIPGSLYPVNPLGVRNVPGLFARNERLTTYLTSPFGEYAIVKVGATIVGSVQVVYDKKLSTNVRNGQPAHETVNGPLLEKGDELGLFRFGSTVVCLFQPGMAKLDPLQEGQFVRMGERIGEVPVK; encoded by the coding sequence ATGAGCGATCAATTTCGTTTTCTGTTGGTTAGGCTGCTTCCAAAGAAAGCCATCTCGAGGCTGGCGGGCCATTTTGCCAAAAGTCCCGTGTCACGGTTCTTGATCCCCTTTTATGCCCGTTTCTTTCAAGTGGATTTGGAAGAGGCGGAAAAGCCGATCGGCGAGTACCAAAGCCTGACCGAATTCTTCACCAGACGCTTAAGGGCTGGAGCTCGGCCGGTTGCTGCAGGCGAGGATATACTTACGGCCCCGGTTGACGGAGTGGTTTCCCAGTTTGGTCTGATTCAAGAGGGCACACTCCTGCAGGCAAAAGGGGTTACCTACTCTTTGGAGCAGCTGTTGGGCGATGCCCGGAAGGCCGAATCATACGAAGGCGGCATGTATCTGACCATTTACTTGTCTCCTCGTGACTATCACCGGATTCATACATGCTTGAAAGGAACTGTGTCCGGATATTCCTACATCCCTGGTTCTTTATATCCTGTAAATCCACTGGGGGTACGTAACGTTCCCGGCCTGTTTGCCAGGAACGAAAGGCTGACAACCTATCTGACCTCTCCCTTCGGAGAGTATGCCATCGTGAAGGTCGGAGCGACAATCGTCGGGTCTGTGCAAGTAGTGTATGACAAGAAACTCTCCACCAATGTCCGAAACGGGCAACCCGCCCATGAAACGGTGAACGGACCCCTTTTGGAAAAAGGGGATGAACTTGGACTGTTCCGTTTCGGTTCCACGGTGGTGTGTCTGTTCCAACCGGGGATGGCCAAATTGGATCCTCTGCAGGAAGGGCAGTTTGTCCGGATGGGGGAGCGTATCGGCGAAGTTCCCGTAAAATAA
- a CDS encoding DHH family phosphoesterase, giving the protein MKSFVEAMALIQGGNNLILCHDQADSDAIGAAYALARFIGGDIGVPQEIASHAKRLIEKLGMAVLYEPNVCDYANIVVVDTAHAAQLCNSMPQRFYVIDHHPNNHLLQRADAALHDEVSSTSQLVYRVLKEINANIDRQMALAMCAGILTDTIHFHKGDAEAFRTFGELLQIGGLDYEDVQNLYVVEDRNARDAIVNSALTARKASFSGYQILIAEIDVNIPTYAARALFDLGADASIVGYRKGEEVEVRMYLRNQLQENCGIQAVDVFRNAPSMKKGKTWGYSSFAGFRSNSAKLDLIFNDILRVLHDMLV; this is encoded by the coding sequence ATGAAGTCGTTTGTGGAAGCAATGGCGCTGATTCAGGGGGGCAACAATCTGATTCTTTGCCATGACCAAGCGGACAGTGACGCGATTGGTGCCGCTTACGCGTTGGCCCGCTTCATCGGAGGGGACATCGGGGTTCCGCAGGAAATTGCCAGTCATGCCAAACGTCTGATTGAAAAATTGGGCATGGCGGTCCTATACGAACCTAACGTATGTGATTACGCAAACATTGTGGTGGTAGATACAGCCCATGCCGCTCAGTTGTGCAATTCTATGCCGCAGCGGTTTTACGTGATCGACCATCATCCCAATAACCATTTGCTCCAAAGGGCCGATGCGGCTCTCCATGATGAGGTTTCATCAACAAGTCAGCTGGTTTACCGGGTTCTCAAGGAAATAAATGCCAATATAGACAGGCAAATGGCTCTAGCCATGTGCGCCGGCATCCTGACGGATACGATCCATTTCCATAAAGGGGATGCTGAGGCTTTTCGAACCTTTGGAGAGCTATTGCAAATCGGCGGATTGGATTATGAAGACGTTCAGAACCTGTATGTCGTGGAGGACCGTAACGCCCGGGATGCGATTGTCAATTCTGCCCTCACGGCAAGGAAAGCATCCTTCTCGGGATACCAGATACTGATTGCTGAAATCGATGTCAACATTCCAACCTATGCAGCCAGAGCGCTTTTTGATCTGGGCGCAGATGCCAGTATTGTGGGCTATCGCAAGGGCGAGGAAGTGGAGGTACGCATGTACCTCCGTAACCAATTGCAGGAAAACTGCGGGATTCAGGCAGTAGATGTATTTCGCAACGCACCTTCAATGAAGAAAGGAAAGACGTGGGGATACTCCTCCTTTGCCGGTTTTCGCAGCAACTCTGCCAAACTGGATTTGATTTTTAACGACATCTTACGGGTTTTGCACGATATGCTGGTATAA